The Thunnus thynnus chromosome 1, fThuThy2.1, whole genome shotgun sequence nucleotide sequence gatgattttttttttctgtgaattgtTGCTTAATAAATTTGGGCATATTTAATAGTAAGGCTAAATCATGTGAAAAAATTAAAGTGGACAACACAGCTGACTGTCAGGAGGGGGTTGTTTGttaattagatttattttaattgaattaCTGTGCATGGCCAAGTTATTTAACTGAAGAGAAACTCTGTCATGTATTCATAGGTTTGTCCTTGGAAGATTCCTGCCATCACATGAAAGGAGTCACTGCTTGTAACACCGTCGAATATAGAGAAACCTTTGAGTTGTGAAGCCTGGGAACACATTTACAACGTCATGGATCTAAAAGATTATTACCTGTTGGGCACCCTACTCGCCTGCATATGGCTAGATCCTTCAATTGCCCAAGAACTGATCTATCCCATCAGAGAGGAGTTGCAAGAAAATGTCCTCATTGGAAACATACCAAAGGACCTAAACATTTCCCATACAAATGCTGCCACTGGAGCAAGTGCTAATCTCGTGTACCGGCTTGTCTCCAAGGCAGGAGATAACCCACTGGTCCGTGTTCTGAGCAGCACTGGAGAGATATTCACAACATCAAACCGAATCGACAGGGAGAAGTTGTGCCCCGGTCCCTCGTTTGAGGACAGCGAGTGCTCCTTTGAAATTGAAGTGGTCATTCTGCCTAATGATTATTTCAGGCTGATTAAGATCAAAATAATCGTCAAAGACACAAATGATAATGCCCCCATGTTCCCATCCCCTGTGATCAACATCTCCATCCCAGAGAACACGCTCATTAACAGCCGCTTTGCTATTCCTTCTGCCACTGACCCAGACACTGGCCCCAACAGTGTCCACAAATACGAGCTGATCAATGGGCAAAGTGCCTTCGGCTTAGACATAGTGGAAACGCCTGAGGGGGAAAAATGGCCCCAGCTCATTGTGCAGCAGAATCTGGACAGAGAGCAGAAGGATACATATGTAATGAAGATCAAAGTGGAGGATGGTGGCAGTCCACAGAAATCCAGCACTGCCATTCTCCAAGTTACTGTAACAGACGTCAATGATAACAGACCAGTGTTTAAGGAGAGTCAGGTAGAGGTGCATATACCAGAGAATTCTGCTATCGGCACATCTGTCGTGCAGCTTCAAGCCACAGATGCAGACATAGGGGCAAATGCAGAGATTCGATATGTATTTGGGACTCAGGTGTCGCCTGCTACAAAAAGACTGTTTGCACTGAATACAACATCTGGCCTAATCACAGTGCAGAGGCCTCTGGACAGGGAGGAGACTGCTATACATAAGCTCTCTGTTTTAGCTAGTGATGGCAGCTCGAGTCCTGCCAGAGCTACTATTACAATAAATGTGACTGATGTTAATGACAATCCACCTAATATAGACCTGAGATACATTATCAGTCCCATTAATGGCACTGTTTTCCTCTCAGAGAAGGATCCCATCAATACCAAGATCGCTCTCATCACAGTGTCAGACAAAGACACTGACATCAACGGCAAGGTCATTTGTTTCATAGAGAAGGATGTGCCCTTCCATCTCAAAGCTGTGTACGACAACCAATATTTGTTAGAGACATCTGCACTGCTTGACTATGAAGGGACCAAGGAATATAACTTTAAAATTGTAGCTTCTGATTCTGGAAAACCAAGCTTGAATCAGACTGCCTTGGTAAGAGTGAGGCTGGAGGATGAGAATGACAACCCCCCTATTTTTACTCAGCCGGTTATTGAGCTGGCTGTCATGGAAAACAACAAACGCGACCTGTTCCTCACTACTCTTAGTGCCACAGATGAGGACAGTGGGAAAAATGCAGAGATAGTTTATCAGCTGGGGCCAAATGCGTCATTCTTTGATCTTGACCGCAAGACAGGGGTTCTGACTGCATCCAGAGTGTTTGACCGAGAGGATCAGGATAGGTTCCTCTTTACTGTAACGGCAAGAGATAACGGGACTCCACCTCTGCAAACACAGGCAGCTGTCATTGTAACTGTACTggatgaaaatgacaacaacCCAAAGTTCACACACAATCACTTTCAGTTCTTTGTGTCTGAGAATCTCCCTAAATACAGCACCGTCGGGGTGATAACTGTGACAGATTCGGATGCTGGAGaaaatgctgctgtttctctttcCATACTGAATGACAATGAGAACTTTATACTGGATCCTTACTCTGGGGTGATAAAATCTAATGTGTCATTTGATAGGGAGCAACAGAGCTCCTACACATTTGATGTCAGGGCTGTAGACAGTGGCAGGCCCCCTTGCTCCTCAGCTGCCAAGGTGACCATCAATGTCATTGATGTGAACGACAACACCCCCATTGTCATCTACCCTCAATCCAACATGTCTGTCAAGCTTGTCCCTCTCTCCTCTATCCCAGGATCTGTGGTAGCAGAAGTATTTGCTGTAGATGGTGATACAGGAATGAATGCAGAACTCAAATACACCATCGTGAGCGGCAACAACAAGGGTCTGTTCAGGATCGACCCTGTCACGGGGAATATTACCCTGGAGGAGAAGCCAGCAGTTACTGACATAGGCTTACACAGATTAGTGGTCAACATCAGTGACCTGGGATATCCCAAGTCCCTCCATACTTTGGTTCTGGTATTTCTGTACGTCAATGACACTGTCGGCAACTCAACACTCATCTATGATCTCATCCGACGCACCATGGAGACCCCAATAGACCAAAACATTGGTGAAAGCAGTGAAACTTATCAAAGTGGTGACTATTTAACCATAATGATAGCCTTTGTTACTGGCGCCTTAGTGGTGATTATTGTCATCTTTGTCACTGTGCTGCTGCGCTGCCGCCACGCTTCCAGGTTCAAAGctgcacagaggaaaaaacaggGGGCTGAGTGGATGTCACCTAACACAGAGAACAAGcagaataagaagaaaaagcgCAAGAAAAGGAAATCCCCAAAAAGCTCTCTGCTCAACTTTGTCACCATCGAGGGGAACAAACCTGACGATCCTGCCCACGAGCCGATCAACGGAACCATCAGCCTGCCCACCGAGCTGGAGGAGCAAGGGATTGGACGCTTTGATTGGAATGCCACACCTACCACAACATTCAAACCTAGCAGCCCAGACCTGGCCCGGCACTACAAATCCGCCTCGCCGCAGTCGGCCTTCCACCTCAAGGCTGACACGCCGGTCTCAGTGAAGAAGCATCACGTGATTCAGGAGCTCCCATTGGATAACACATTTGTTGGGGGCTGTGACACCCTTTCCAAGAGGTCCTCCACGAGCTCCGACCACTTCAGTGCCTCAGAGTGCAGCTCCCAAGGAGGGTTCAAGACGAAGGGGCCCATGCACACCAGACAGCAGGTAAAAGAGCACTTTTACTGGTCTATAAGTACTGCCTATAACTGCCCTGTTCCACAGTGCTAAAGTGCCAGTCTAGATTAGAGACTTGCTCTAAGttactgtgaagcagcagaaaagAGTGCAGGAGACATACTGCTTCAGCAAGTTCCACTGTTTCTCaaacttaaaaatgaaaaaaaagagaaaaaagtaacTTGAACACCTGCTAATTAATGGAGTTAATTATGGACTCAACAATCACATGCATAATTTTGGGGGAAAAATTATAGACTGATGTTTtgtcattaaaatatatttaaagtctTATTTAACAAAATGCAAGTGGGTGAGTGATTGCCTTGCCTTATTTTGTCTATTCGGCACCCAGGTTAGATCACTGGTAAAATGTACCAACATAACATTAATTGTGACTCAATGTTCTTTgtgaaagaaacatttttttcttgcctATCTACTCAAATTACTGTTTTCATCCTAGATAAATGCTGCACACATTCTCCAAAAACTTAGCTGACTTTTCACCTCTCTCGTCATAAAACTGagtgtattcatgttttttgtttgtttctttgttttggtgtgTACTGTAATATCACAAAAGACTTTGTAACCTTTTCAACACCTGCAGCAATAACAACAGTCAATAATTAGCCTGCTGCGGTGGTATTGTGAATGTCACTGTAGGCTTTGCCACATCATCTAAGCTTGAATTAAACGCCTCCTCTCAAAGCACACTAGCGAATTGAGTGAAGCTTGTCTGGAACTTGATACACATCCAATTCAAAAAGGATTAGCCAATAATGAGCCTCAAATTTCAACGTAATCCATGCTGCTTTTTATCAAAGCCTTATTAATTTTTCTGCTAATAAAGCACCACTACACAAAACACAGTTCTAATCTAATGGAACACACGTGGACAAATACAGAGAGCAGCAAAGAGTAGGGAAGAGAGAGCACgcagagggaggaaaggaggcaAAGTGAGAGTGTTGTCAATGGGTCAGGCTTGACAGGTGGTGGTACTGAACCTTTAGGTGGCAGTGTTGCGCTGCATGGCACAGCTTGGCACTATGCCAACCTGCAGTGGACTTATAAATGCaagggaggagaagaaaggagtgAAACCTATGTTGGTGTTCTTAGTGAAATACTCTCGCCTAATGATGCAGAGGCTGCACCGGGAAGATTGATAATGGCAGTTAGAGATGTGAGTGATAAGATCTATCCGGAAGAGAGAGTGGAATTACAGGGGTGACACTGTGCGACTCCTATCGATGCATACCTCCGGGTCACTGCATCTGGGGTTgcatttaatgtgtttctgtgtgagagGTAGCAGTCAAAAGAGGCATTCAGTTTGCCGTCATTTGCCAGGTGcccttggtgtgtgtgtgtgtgtgtgtgtgtgtgtatgtgtgtggttggtGGCGGTGTGTGGAGAGAGGAAGACGAGACGAGGCGATGAAATGGGTGatggtgggggtggaggggggaggggggggttacAACTGTAGAGGAGGACACATGAGATATGACACCATACTGTAAGCACAACTTCATTGATTCTCTCAGTCACCCCACAATTCCACACAAGATTTATTGGAATCAATAATTGTGACAAATGATTCAAAGAAGTACACAAACAGAGCCAGTGTGTTTTATGTAGCGCCATTTATTATATAGATAATGCACTGTTGCAGATACTTTCGCTCACACATGTTCCGCTGCAATGTTCTGTACAATTTGATTGATAATATTTTTGTATGTGCTTGTGTATAGCATAAAGGTAAACCTTATATAAGCTGAGAAACTGACCTCAAGTTGTGCCTCAGTTGTactactttttcttttcagccTTTATTGACCCAATGCGGTCTAGTTGAATCTTGCCTAATCATCTCAATTCTATCCTGTCGCCCATTCTTCCAAACTGGAAAATGAAACATGTCCTATAAACTTAAAATTATGTCATAAAATTCACATGTTCATAATCaaatcagtatttatttattaattaaaacatatttagatCTAAAGAAAGTGCACTACCATAAAAGCTCCAGGGGAAGTTAGATGCTCTCCCCATTAGCAATATCTTTGATTTACTCAAATAAATATGCACTAATATATTTGACTGCACACAAGGGTACACTTTCTTATCTCAGTTTCTTATGATTAgaagaaaaagtaattttctactttttccACTATTAGCTAATATCTATCTTTGGAGATTAGTAATGAAGAGTGTTAAAGCATATCTTGCTGGTTCTGATCAAGACTTCAGATGTGAGGTTAAATGGCAGTTATTGATTGTGGTAAAATGGTTACGCTGCACTGACTGCACTGACATGTTGTCCTGGATAAAGGGTATGTTATCAATGCCACTGTTACATCCatattttgatcttttttacACAGTTCAACCATTTATATTGACATGCGCATTCCATCTCCATCACATGAGCATTGATAAACAGTCTCTCATCCAGTATGTCATATTTCTCTTTGACTTCTGCCTGgttaatgaataaaaacagagaggagattAGCT carries:
- the LOC137180747 gene encoding protocadherin-9; this encodes MDLKDYYLLGTLLACIWLDPSIAQELIYPIREELQENVLIGNIPKDLNISHTNAATGASANLVYRLVSKAGDNPLVRVLSSTGEIFTTSNRIDREKLCPGPSFEDSECSFEIEVVILPNDYFRLIKIKIIVKDTNDNAPMFPSPVINISIPENTLINSRFAIPSATDPDTGPNSVHKYELINGQSAFGLDIVETPEGEKWPQLIVQQNLDREQKDTYVMKIKVEDGGSPQKSSTAILQVTVTDVNDNRPVFKESQVEVHIPENSAIGTSVVQLQATDADIGANAEIRYVFGTQVSPATKRLFALNTTSGLITVQRPLDREETAIHKLSVLASDGSSSPARATITINVTDVNDNPPNIDLRYIISPINGTVFLSEKDPINTKIALITVSDKDTDINGKVICFIEKDVPFHLKAVYDNQYLLETSALLDYEGTKEYNFKIVASDSGKPSLNQTALVRVRLEDENDNPPIFTQPVIELAVMENNKRDLFLTTLSATDEDSGKNAEIVYQLGPNASFFDLDRKTGVLTASRVFDREDQDRFLFTVTARDNGTPPLQTQAAVIVTVLDENDNNPKFTHNHFQFFVSENLPKYSTVGVITVTDSDAGENAAVSLSILNDNENFILDPYSGVIKSNVSFDREQQSSYTFDVRAVDSGRPPCSSAAKVTINVIDVNDNTPIVIYPQSNMSVKLVPLSSIPGSVVAEVFAVDGDTGMNAELKYTIVSGNNKGLFRIDPVTGNITLEEKPAVTDIGLHRLVVNISDLGYPKSLHTLVLVFLYVNDTVGNSTLIYDLIRRTMETPIDQNIGESSETYQSGDYLTIMIAFVTGALVVIIVIFVTVLLRCRHASRFKAAQRKKQGAEWMSPNTENKQNKKKKRKKRKSPKSSLLNFVTIEGNKPDDPAHEPINGTISLPTELEEQGIGRFDWNATPTTTFKPSSPDLARHYKSASPQSAFHLKADTPVSVKKHHVIQELPLDNTFVGGCDTLSKRSSTSSDHFSASECSSQGGFKTKGPMHTRQQGTLTRARTELNPEYLDLRPRAELNPEYWTPCTPLSQRRVTFHLPDGSQESCSDSGLGDHEPVGSGSLLTQPLPLVQAQDDFYEQASPDKRTEADGNSDPNSDGPLGPRGLVEATEMCTQECLVLGHSDNCWMPPTLGTYHQPKSPVSSFGSQREWGPKDKLLNGHTLTRTWKNESGRSEHFGDRKQFGSGEGHFTSSGMADIPLDSLKSCQPASCPDSPKDQQL